One stretch of Chryseobacterium fluminis DNA includes these proteins:
- a CDS encoding copper homeostasis protein CutC, whose protein sequence is MSKIEIACFNPESAIIASENGADRIELCDGLSEGGTTPDLETTKLSLIIESSIGTGLSPFSKI, encoded by the coding sequence ATGTCAAAAATAGAAATAGCCTGCTTCAATCCTGAGTCCGCCATCATCGCTTCTGAAAACGGGGCCGACAGAATAGAACTCTGTGACGGGTTAAGCGAAGGCGGAACAACCCCGGATTTGGAAACTACAAAACTCAGCCTCATCATAGAGTCATCAATAGGAACGGGCCTTAGCCCTTTTTCAAAAATATAA
- a CDS encoding copper homeostasis protein CutC, protein MSKIEIACFNPESAIIASENGADRIELCDGLSEGGTTPDFETAKLSLIIESSIGTGFSLFSKI, encoded by the coding sequence ATGTCAAAAATAGAAATAGCCTGCTTCAATCCTGAGTCCGCCATCATCGCTTCTGAAAACGGGGCCGACAGAATAGAACTCTGTGACGGGTTAAGCGAAGGCGGAACTACGCCAGACTTTGAAACTGCAAAACTCAGCCTCATCATAGAGTCATCAATAGGAACGGGCTTCAGCCTGTTTTCAAAAATATAA
- a CDS encoding copper homeostasis protein CutC: MSKIEIACFNPESAVIASENGADRIELCDGLSEGGTTPDFETAKLSLIIESSIGTGFSPFSKI; the protein is encoded by the coding sequence ATGTCAAAAATAGAAATAGCCTGCTTCAATCCTGAGTCCGCCGTCATCGCTTCTGAAAACGGGGCCGACAGAATAGAACTCTGTGACGGGTTAAGCGAAGGCGGAACTACGCCAGACTTTGAAACTGCAAAACTCAGCCTCATCATAGAGTCATCAATAGGAACGGGCTTCAGCCCTTTTTCAAAAATATAA
- a CDS encoding copper homeostasis protein CutC — MSKIEIACFNPESAIIASENGADRIELCDGLSEGGTTPDFETTKQLREKINIPIFVMIRPRGGDFTYSDEEFEQMKSAMANLKTLQVDGFVFGILNENDEVNIKQNTELVELAKPYPCTFHRAFDRARDLEKSLEKVIQCGFKTILTSGQKPNVSEGKENLKKLVELSGGRIEILVGGGLRSANIEELRDYTKAEYFHSSAITDNGNFSNPNEIAALKNK; from the coding sequence ATGTCAAAAATAGAAATAGCCTGCTTCAATCCTGAGTCCGCCATCATCGCTTCTGAAAACGGGGCCGACAGAATAGAACTCTGTGACGGGTTAAGCGAAGGCGGAACTACGCCAGACTTTGAAACTACAAAACAGCTTAGAGAAAAAATAAATATCCCGATCTTCGTAATGATCCGTCCTCGCGGTGGTGATTTTACCTACTCTGACGAAGAATTCGAACAGATGAAATCTGCAATGGCTAACCTGAAAACCTTACAGGTAGACGGTTTTGTTTTTGGGATTTTAAATGAAAATGATGAGGTGAATATCAAACAGAACACAGAGCTTGTGGAGTTGGCAAAACCTTATCCCTGTACGTTTCACCGTGCCTTCGACAGGGCAAGAGATTTAGAAAAGTCTTTGGAAAAAGTGATTCAGTGTGGTTTTAAAACCATCCTCACCTCAGGTCAGAAACCAAATGTTTCGGAGGGTAAAGAAAACCTTAAAAAGCTGGTTGAGCTATCCGGAGGAAGAATTGAAATCCTTGTCGGCGGAGGGCTGCGCTCTGCCAATATTGAAGAACTCAGGGATTATACCAAAGCAGAATACTTTCATTCATCCGCCATTACGGATAACGGCAATTTTTCAAATCCCAATGAAATTGCGGCTTTGAAAAATAAATAA
- a CDS encoding GxxExxY protein encodes MRQQISLPLKYKDKTIKNAYKLDLVVENKVIVEIKSTLELHPVFYSQLLTYLKLTNLKLNFILILIPHL; translated from the coding sequence ATTCGGCAACAAATTTCATTACCCCTTAAATATAAAGATAAAACCATTAAAAATGCATATAAACTGGATTTAGTGGTCGAAAATAAAGTGATCGTAGAGATAAAATCTACCTTAGAATTACATCCGGTCTTTTATTCACAGCTATTAACCTATTTAAAACTAACCAATCTGAAGCTGAACTTCATATTAATTTTAATACCTCACTTATAA
- a CDS encoding beta-mannosidase, which produces MNKTLILIFFSIQTILMAQFSERKLSVEKWQFKNSKENRWLPATVPGTVHLDLMNNKIIPDPYKDENEKKVQWVENEDWDYQTSFTISATEFKNQNIDLVFHGLDTFSEIYVNGILLQSTDNMFRTWTIPVKKNLHIGENIIQVRFRSAINMGKVLAGKVPFTMPESPRSFVRKAQYQFGWDWGPRLVTSGIWKEVQLKFWNQAKLENLKIEQKIITRQTADLLVHAEILADRDGKYSVLINGSSRNVSLKSGINKISLPYQIKNPKLWQPNGWGEPNLYTLKISLEKDSKMISEKDERIGLRTVELVHEKDAKGKSFYFKINGNPMYVRGTNWIPADSFSPRITKEKYHKLIKDSKDAHMNMIRIWGGGIYEDDEFYKACDENGILVWQDFMFAGSFYPADEHFLNNIEEEVKDQVTRLQNHPCLALWCGNNEVDEAIVNWGYQKQFKYSEKDSLQVWKDYKKVFHEVIPDAIKKYATGDRTIYWPSSPSIGWGHTESLTEGDSHYWGVWWGEQPFEIYNEKVGRFMSEYGFQGMPTLETTKSMFSGTPQLNLRNATVKAHEKHARGWEIIDNYMERDYKIPQDFVKYNYISQLLQARGMQIAIQAHRRAKPYNMGTLYWQLNDCWPVVSWSSVDYLGNWKALHYQLKRSFANQVVLAEEKDGLLNFYLVNDDLKKINDVYLDFDIIGLNGEKLGSAGTADHKTVHENSSVRFDSFSLEEIIGNSDRNEIFLKITVKDQYQKIIAQSTHFFVKPKDLKLTKPDLKIRKISSTEIEVSTDVLAKDVYLIGNTHFSDNFFDLLPNTSKKITLSKPLDKVEVMNLWDAMNE; this is translated from the coding sequence ATGAACAAAACTCTGATTCTTATTTTCTTCTCTATTCAGACAATCCTGATGGCTCAGTTTTCAGAGCGAAAATTATCCGTTGAAAAATGGCAATTCAAAAATTCAAAAGAAAACAGATGGCTTCCGGCAACTGTGCCCGGAACCGTTCATCTGGATCTGATGAATAACAAGATCATTCCGGATCCCTACAAAGATGAAAATGAGAAAAAAGTGCAGTGGGTCGAAAACGAAGACTGGGATTATCAGACCTCATTTACAATCTCAGCCACAGAGTTTAAAAATCAGAATATCGATCTGGTCTTTCACGGACTGGATACTTTTTCTGAAATTTATGTAAATGGTATCCTGTTGCAGTCGACCGATAATATGTTCAGAACATGGACCATTCCGGTGAAGAAAAACCTACATATCGGTGAAAATATCATACAAGTCAGGTTCAGATCTGCCATAAACATGGGAAAAGTACTGGCCGGAAAAGTTCCGTTTACAATGCCGGAGTCCCCGAGAAGTTTTGTAAGAAAAGCACAATATCAGTTCGGATGGGACTGGGGCCCGAGATTAGTAACATCGGGAATATGGAAAGAAGTACAATTGAAATTCTGGAATCAGGCAAAGCTGGAAAATCTTAAAATTGAACAGAAAATCATTACCCGGCAAACAGCAGATTTATTGGTTCATGCAGAAATTCTTGCGGACAGAGATGGGAAATATTCGGTTTTGATTAATGGTAGCTCCCGGAATGTATCTTTAAAATCAGGGATAAATAAAATTTCACTTCCTTATCAGATTAAAAATCCAAAACTGTGGCAGCCCAATGGATGGGGCGAGCCAAACTTATATACCCTGAAGATTTCCCTGGAGAAAGATTCGAAAATGATAAGTGAGAAAGATGAAAGAATAGGATTGAGAACCGTTGAGCTCGTTCATGAAAAAGATGCAAAAGGAAAATCGTTTTATTTTAAAATTAATGGAAATCCGATGTATGTGAGGGGAACCAACTGGATTCCTGCAGACAGCTTTTCGCCGAGAATTACGAAAGAAAAATACCATAAACTGATCAAAGATTCAAAAGATGCCCATATGAATATGATCCGGATCTGGGGCGGCGGAATTTATGAAGATGATGAATTTTATAAAGCCTGTGATGAAAACGGAATTTTAGTATGGCAGGATTTTATGTTTGCGGGAAGTTTTTATCCTGCCGATGAGCATTTTCTTAATAACATAGAAGAAGAAGTAAAAGATCAGGTCACCCGTCTCCAGAACCATCCTTGCCTTGCTCTGTGGTGCGGAAATAATGAAGTCGATGAAGCCATTGTCAACTGGGGATACCAAAAGCAGTTCAAATATTCAGAAAAAGATTCTTTACAGGTCTGGAAGGACTACAAAAAAGTCTTTCATGAAGTTATCCCGGATGCTATAAAAAAGTACGCGACCGGAGACAGGACCATTTACTGGCCCAGTTCACCATCGATCGGTTGGGGGCATACTGAAAGTCTTACCGAAGGAGATTCTCATTATTGGGGAGTCTGGTGGGGAGAGCAGCCGTTTGAAATATATAATGAAAAAGTAGGGCGTTTCATGTCCGAATACGGATTTCAGGGAATGCCGACGCTGGAAACTACGAAATCTATGTTTTCGGGAACACCGCAACTCAATTTACGGAACGCCACGGTAAAAGCTCACGAAAAGCACGCCCGGGGTTGGGAAATCATCGATAATTACATGGAAAGGGATTACAAAATTCCCCAAGATTTTGTGAAATACAATTATATTTCCCAGTTGCTGCAGGCGCGTGGAATGCAGATCGCCATTCAAGCGCACCGCCGCGCAAAACCTTACAATATGGGGACTTTATATTGGCAGCTGAATGACTGCTGGCCTGTGGTTTCCTGGTCTTCAGTGGATTATCTGGGTAACTGGAAAGCCTTGCATTACCAGTTGAAAAGGAGTTTTGCAAACCAGGTAGTTTTGGCAGAAGAGAAAGACGGGCTTTTAAACTTTTACTTGGTAAATGATGATTTGAAAAAAATAAATGACGTCTATTTAGATTTTGACATCATCGGTTTAAATGGAGAAAAATTAGGTTCAGCAGGAACCGCAGATCATAAAACCGTTCATGAGAACAGCAGTGTCAGATTTGATTCATTCTCACTTGAAGAAATCATTGGAAATTCAGATAGAAATGAGATTTTTCTGAAGATCACTGTTAAAGATCAATATCAGAAGATCATTGCCCAGAGCACGCATTTTTTTGTAAAGCCAAAAGATTTAAAGCTGACAAAACCTGATCTTAAAATCAGAAAGATCTCATCAACAGAAATTGAAGTTTCTACAGATGTCCTGGCAAAAGATGTTTACCTCATCGGAAATACCCATTTCAGTGATAATTTCTTTGACCTGCTTCCTAACACCTCAAAAAAAATTACCCTATCAAAACCCTTAGATAAAGTTGAAGTAATGAACCTTTGGGATGCGATGAATGAGTAA
- the priA gene encoding replication restart helicase PriA: protein MQYAQIILPLNLKGSFTYKVPEELLSEIQPGMRVLVPFGGKKIYTGIVFEQHDNAPENFVVKEVISILDDKPIVPHEQLQFWKWLSDYYLCGLGEIYRFAFPSSLKLESETYLKLKPNVTINFENLDVNEMYLVQALEVRQLINLSDIESFIAKKDIIKTINSLIDLQYIEIDEKIAEKYKAKEVAYVKIKEGVLNTQNLTEILLKLNRSRKQKDLFLHILEKQTEHPDQHIKKSELFEDGYFGSSHFKSLSDKDLVEEYYMQKDRIESYEGEIEEIEELSEAQKTAKIEIDEAFDEGKNVLLHGVTSSGKTHLYLDKIEECIQEGKNVLFLLPEISLTKQITQRLEKKYGRQLGFYHQKLTDFERVEVWRRISQNDIKILIGTRNSLFLPFQNLGLIIVDEEHDSAYRPREVSPYFNAKDAALVLAGFYNARAVLGSATPSVESYYSARKDKMKYIFLEERFGNVNLPEYELINFKEAQDSKKVTGNFSSQLIDDIRKTLEEKKQVIVLHNRRGYANVIECETCGYVNYCSNCDVVMTYHKAANEMKCHYCGQRASKPKTCPKCYSENLNERGVGVEQIHEEVSRLFPDHEVDRMDVDSMRKKFAYEKLYEKIEDGETDIVVGTQMISKGLDFDHIELVTIPKADSLLYVQDFRAEERAYQLITQVSGRAGRVSGKGKILIQTFNPDHSVFQLIKMNNPAKIYKYILTERQKFHYPPFTKLIMIELKHRKEDKVNRASQFLGSVLRKYLPEDCVLGPEKSQIARLNNLYQFQIMLKLPRGKKYEEYKKQVLISLKEFEEITAYQSVKKDVFVDF from the coding sequence TTGCAGTACGCTCAAATAATTTTACCGCTTAATTTAAAAGGTTCTTTTACGTATAAAGTTCCTGAAGAATTATTATCTGAAATTCAGCCCGGAATGCGTGTTTTGGTTCCGTTTGGAGGGAAAAAGATTTATACCGGAATTGTTTTTGAGCAGCATGACAACGCTCCCGAAAATTTTGTTGTAAAAGAGGTAATCAGCATTCTGGATGACAAGCCGATTGTTCCGCATGAGCAGCTTCAGTTCTGGAAGTGGCTTTCAGATTATTATTTGTGTGGTTTGGGTGAAATTTACCGTTTTGCATTTCCTTCTTCTTTAAAACTTGAAAGTGAGACCTACTTAAAGTTAAAACCCAATGTTACCATTAATTTCGAAAACCTGGATGTCAACGAAATGTATCTGGTGCAGGCTCTCGAAGTACGGCAGCTCATCAATTTAAGTGATATTGAGTCTTTTATTGCTAAAAAAGACATCATCAAAACGATAAACTCGCTGATAGATCTGCAGTATATCGAAATCGATGAAAAAATTGCTGAAAAATATAAAGCAAAAGAAGTGGCTTATGTTAAGATCAAAGAGGGTGTTTTAAATACTCAGAATCTTACAGAAATTCTGCTGAAATTAAATAGGTCCCGAAAACAGAAAGATCTTTTCCTTCATATTTTAGAAAAACAAACGGAACATCCGGACCAACACATTAAAAAGTCTGAACTGTTTGAGGACGGATATTTCGGAAGCTCGCATTTTAAATCCTTATCGGATAAAGATCTGGTGGAAGAATATTATATGCAGAAAGACAGGATCGAAAGCTACGAAGGGGAAATAGAAGAGATTGAAGAGCTTTCCGAAGCTCAGAAAACAGCAAAAATCGAAATCGATGAGGCCTTCGACGAAGGGAAAAATGTCCTTCTTCACGGGGTGACATCATCAGGAAAGACCCATTTGTATTTAGATAAAATCGAAGAATGTATCCAGGAAGGTAAAAATGTTCTTTTTCTGCTGCCTGAAATTTCATTAACGAAACAGATCACTCAGAGACTCGAAAAGAAGTATGGCCGCCAGCTGGGATTTTATCATCAGAAACTCACCGATTTTGAGCGTGTAGAGGTTTGGCGGAGAATCAGTCAGAATGATATTAAAATTCTTATCGGAACCCGGAATTCTCTCTTTCTGCCTTTTCAGAATTTAGGATTGATAATTGTGGATGAAGAGCATGATTCCGCGTACAGACCAAGAGAAGTTTCGCCTTATTTTAACGCTAAAGATGCTGCTTTGGTCCTGGCAGGTTTTTATAATGCAAGAGCTGTTTTAGGATCAGCAACACCATCTGTGGAAAGTTATTACAGCGCCCGGAAAGATAAAATGAAATATATTTTTCTTGAAGAGCGTTTTGGAAATGTTAATCTCCCTGAATATGAACTGATTAATTTTAAAGAAGCTCAGGATTCCAAAAAAGTTACGGGAAATTTCTCCTCACAGCTGATCGATGACATCAGGAAAACCCTGGAAGAAAAGAAACAGGTTATTGTACTGCACAACCGCAGGGGCTATGCCAATGTGATCGAATGTGAAACCTGCGGTTATGTGAATTACTGTTCCAACTGTGATGTGGTAATGACCTACCATAAAGCCGCTAATGAAATGAAATGTCATTACTGTGGCCAGAGAGCCTCAAAACCAAAGACCTGTCCGAAATGTTATTCTGAAAACCTGAACGAAAGAGGAGTAGGCGTAGAACAGATCCATGAGGAAGTTTCCAGATTGTTTCCGGATCATGAAGTAGACAGGATGGATGTAGATTCTATGCGTAAGAAATTTGCCTATGAGAAACTGTACGAAAAAATCGAAGATGGTGAAACGGATATTGTAGTAGGAACCCAGATGATTTCCAAAGGTCTGGATTTTGACCATATTGAACTGGTTACCATTCCTAAAGCAGATTCCTTATTGTATGTTCAGGATTTCAGAGCTGAGGAAAGAGCATATCAACTCATCACCCAGGTTTCCGGGAGAGCAGGAAGGGTTTCCGGAAAAGGGAAAATATTAATTCAGACCTTTAATCCCGATCACTCGGTGTTTCAGTTGATTAAAATGAATAATCCGGCTAAAATTTATAAATATATTTTAACGGAGCGCCAGAAGTTTCATTATCCGCCCTTTACGAAACTGATAATGATCGAGCTCAAGCACAGAAAGGAAGATAAAGTAAACCGTGCATCCCAGTTTCTGGGCTCGGTTTTAAGGAAATATCTTCCTGAAGACTGTGTCTTGGGTCCGGAAAAATCGCAGATCGCAAGACTGAATAATTTGTACCAGTTTCAGATTATGCTGAAGCTTCCGCGCGGTAAAAAGTATGAGGAATATAAGAAGCAGGTGTTGATAAGTCTAAAAGAATTT